In Collimonas arenae, a single genomic region encodes these proteins:
- the gap gene encoding type I glyceraldehyde-3-phosphate dehydrogenase encodes MTIRVAINGYGRIGRNILRAHYEGGKKHDIEIVAINDLGDPKTNAHLTQYDTAHGKFPGTVTVDGDSIVVNGDRIKVLAQRNPAELPWGELGVDVVLECTGFFTTKEKASAHIKGGAKKVIISAPGGKDVDATVVFGVNHGVLKASDTVISNASCTTNCLAPLVKPLNDKVGLLNGLMTTIHAYTNDQVLTDVYHEDLRRARSATMNMIPAKTGAAAAVGLVLPELNGKLDGFAIRVPTINVSLVDLSFIAARDTTAEEVNAIMKEASEGALKGVLTYNTDPLVSIDFNHNPASSNFDATLTKVSGRLVKVSSWYDNEWGFSNRMLDTTVALVNAK; translated from the coding sequence ATGACTATTCGCGTCGCCATCAATGGCTATGGCCGCATCGGCCGCAACATCCTTCGCGCCCATTACGAAGGCGGCAAAAAGCATGACATCGAGATCGTTGCCATCAACGACCTCGGCGATCCAAAAACCAATGCTCACCTGACTCAATACGATACTGCTCACGGCAAATTCCCTGGCACAGTGACAGTCGACGGCGATTCGATCGTAGTCAACGGCGACCGCATCAAGGTACTGGCGCAACGTAATCCTGCCGAGTTGCCATGGGGCGAGCTGGGCGTTGACGTCGTGCTGGAATGCACCGGCTTCTTCACCACCAAGGAAAAAGCCAGCGCGCACATCAAGGGCGGCGCCAAGAAAGTCATCATCTCCGCACCAGGTGGCAAGGATGTCGACGCCACTGTTGTTTTCGGCGTCAACCATGGCGTTCTGAAAGCTAGCGACACCGTGATTTCCAATGCTTCCTGCACAACAAACTGCCTGGCGCCGCTGGTCAAGCCGCTGAATGACAAAGTCGGCCTGTTGAACGGCTTGATGACCACCATCCACGCCTACACCAACGACCAGGTGCTGACAGACGTCTATCACGAAGACCTGCGTCGCGCCCGTTCCGCCACCATGAACATGATTCCAGCCAAGACTGGCGCTGCTGCCGCAGTTGGCCTGGTATTGCCGGAACTGAATGGCAAGCTGGACGGTTTCGCGATCCGTGTGCCGACCATCAACGTTTCGCTGGTCGACCTGTCGTTCATCGCAGCCCGCGATACGACTGCGGAAGAAGTCAACGCCATCATGAAAGAAGCGTCGGAAGGCGCCTTGAAGGGCGTGCTGACCTACAATACCGATCCGCTGGTATCGATTGACTTCAACCACAATCCGGCTTCGTCGAACTTCGACGCTACGTTGACCAAGGTTTCCGGTCGCCTGGTGAAAGTATCGAGCTGGTACGACAATGAGTGGGGCTTCTCGAACCGTATGCTGGACACCACGGTTGCACTGGTGAACGCCAAGTAA
- a CDS encoding GNAT family N-acetyltransferase encodes MSVKSFKKQDITNVVGDVVIRRATIADASVIAAVRIDSWRATYRGIIPDEYLDGMKIEDSTAIWSRILSATSSAANVFVAEVDGEVLGFAAGMTLKESKLGFDSELTAIYLEPSVQRAGIGRKLVAHVAATLASAGAQNMLVWVLTQNTQARQFYETLGGELLVEQAFSWDGLDLQEVGYGWRTIR; translated from the coding sequence ATGAGTGTAAAAAGCTTCAAGAAGCAAGACATCACCAACGTTGTCGGTGATGTCGTTATCCGCCGCGCTACGATTGCCGATGCTTCGGTGATCGCGGCGGTGCGTATCGACAGTTGGCGCGCCACCTATCGCGGGATCATTCCGGACGAGTATCTGGACGGCATGAAGATTGAAGACAGCACGGCAATCTGGAGCCGCATCCTGTCGGCGACCTCCAGCGCCGCCAATGTGTTCGTGGCCGAGGTCGATGGCGAAGTGCTCGGTTTTGCCGCCGGCATGACGCTCAAGGAATCCAAGCTCGGCTTCGACTCCGAGTTGACGGCGATCTATCTGGAACCATCGGTGCAGCGCGCCGGCATCGGCCGCAAGCTGGTGGCGCATGTCGCGGCCACTTTGGCCAGCGCGGGCGCTCAGAATATGCTGGTGTGGGTGCTGACGCAGAATACCCAGGCGCGGCAGTTCTACGAAACGCTGGGCGGCGAATTGCTGGTGGAGCAGGCCTTCAGCTGGGATGGACTGGATTTGCAGGAAGTCGGCTACGGCTGGCGTACTATCAGATAA